Proteins from one Fragaria vesca subsp. vesca linkage group LG6, FraVesHawaii_1.0, whole genome shotgun sequence genomic window:
- the LOC101302281 gene encoding BTB/POZ domain-containing protein At3g05675-like — protein MESNASTKSPDCERRTPSRIGDRSNSDVVVRIRTQDTRDEWFYCHSHILIEKSKYFADRLSDSWPTCQILDSRNCVEVYCQDSDFDYHVSVLRLLYVIVDGSVDDMWHGVKNALGILQVAVKLECPQIITACVKYLEAVSWEESEEEEILKIIPRMGPQAEPILARLQPVTQSAVMGIFFSTIRFATSSPPPIMNDLKTSAQEQLEYMLTEDDDSPLLAADDEIKTEVKECAKRLFERFNNQLEALLCEMELFSDGGKILSFQSLLSDLSWACQILTKLEIMRDFVCNWTDASDKIVMVIKQASPTSELIETKLKVIEVAAKVLEAIGYGNVILPTAKRLHMVNVWLPFVRVTKPLIDSAVATTGDDASAFKMDGELWQSLESTFVSLILALPSTEQAEILTEWLGNEHIEYPDLTEAFEVWCYRSKVAKRRLSVIAVNHDKIDPH, from the exons ATGGAGTCTAATGCTTCCACGAAGTCTCCT GATTGTGAAAGAAGAACTCCTAGCAGGATTGGGGACAGATCAAACAGTGATGTTGTGGTGAGGATACGAACACAGGATACTCGGGATGAATGGTTTTATTGTCACTCCCACATCCTCATAGAAAAGAGCAAGTATTTCGCTGATCGCCTATCTGATAGTTGGCCAACTTGTCAAATTCTTGACTCACGCAACTGTGTTGAGGTTTACTGCCAGGATTCAGATTTTGACTACCATGTCAGTGTTCTCCGTCTTCTCTATGTCATAGTAGATGGCTCGGTTGATGACATGTGGCATGGTGTTAAAAATGCCCTTGGCATTCTCCAGGTGGCTGTCAAACTTGAATGTCCCCAAATCATCACTGCTTGTGTGAAGTACTTGGAAGCAGTTTCCTGGGAAGAGTCTGAGGAGGAGGAGATTTTAAAAATCATACCGCGCATGGGCCCACAAGCTGAACCTATTCTAGCCCGCCTCCAACCAGTCACTCAATCCGCCGTCATGGGAATATTTTTCTCAACCATCCGGTTTGCCACATCTTCCCCTCCTCCAATCATGAATGATCTCAAGACTTCAGCACAGGAGCAGCTTGAGTACATGCTAACAGAAGATGATGATTCCCCTCTCTTGGCAGCTGATGATGAGATAAAAACTGAGGTAAAAGAATGTGCAAAGAGACTCTTTGAAAGATTTAATAATCAGTTAGAAGCTTTGTTATGCGAAATGGAATTATTTTCTGATGGGGGAAAGATACTATCATTTCAATCACTTTTATCAGATTTATCATGGGCATGCCAGATTTTGACTAAGTTAGAAATTATGAGAGATTTTGTCTGCAATTGGACAGATGCATCAGATAAAATAGTTATGGTCATCAAGCAAGCAAGTCCCACATCTGAGTTAATTGAAACGAAGCTGAAGGTTATCGAAGTTGCAGCAAAGGTTCTCGAGGCAATTGGTTATGGCAATGTGATTTTGCCAACAGCAAAACGGCTTCATATGGTCAATGTATGGCTTCCGTTTGTGAGGGTTACAAAACCTCTTATCGATTCTGCAGTGGCAACTACTGGTGATGATGCGTCAGCATTTAAAATGGATGGTGAACTGTGGCAATCCTTAGAATCCACGTTTGTTTCCCTAATTCTTGCACTGCCATCCACTGAGCAGGCAGAGATATTGACTGAATGGTTAGGGAATGAGCATATTGAATATCCTGACCTGACTGAAGCATTTGAGGTGTGGTGTTACAGATCCAAGGTTGCAAAAAGAAGACTATCAGTGATAGCTGTGAACCATGACAAGATTGATCCACATTAA